AAACTCAATCCTGAAGCATAATTATTAAAGAATACTAACATTAATAGTGGCGAAAAGTATATCATATACTTCATCATTTTACTCATATCTGGCATACCTTCTTGAGTTGGTTGGTTTGCCATTTGCTGACCTGTTGTCATTTTCATGTAGAAGAAAATGGCAATAGCAGCTAATATTGGAAATAAACTTACATGATCTCCATAAAATGGAATATTAAAGCCTAAATCTAATACAGAATCATAAGAACTTAAATCATCAGCCCAAAGAAAACTTTTTTGACGTAAATCAAATGCCGTTGGGAAGAACATAAACAAGGCGTAAAATACTGGTATCTGCATTAAACCTGGTAAACAACCACTCAGCGGACTTGCACCTGCTTTGCTTTGTAGTGCCATTGTTTCTTGCTGTGCTTTTAGCTTATTGTCTTTATGCTTTGCTCTAATAGCATCTAATTCCGGCTTTAAAATTTTCATTTTTGCTTGAGACAAAAACTGCTTATACTGTACAAAAGATAATACAATCTTCACCAAAATAGTCATCACTATAATAGCAATACCATAAGGTAAGAAACCACTTAAAAAGCCAAATAATGGAATAAAAATAGTTTTGTTAATCCATCCAAAAATACCCCAACCAAATGGTATACTTTCTTCTAGATTTTTATCGTATTCTTTCAGAACTTTAGCATCTGTTGGACCATAATATAATCCCATTGATGTGTCAAAATTGCCACCGCTTAAATTTAATGGAAACTTAGATGCGTATAATTTTGTGTAAACAGAATCTACTTCTTCATCTAAAACCAAGTCTTTAGAAGACATATTTACCAATTTTAATGGAGAATCTGGAACTAAAATGCTACTAAAAAAGTGTTGTCTATAGGATAACCAAGCGACATCAGAAACCACTTCTTCATCGTCTTTCATCTGAGCAAGCTTATCTATTTTATCGCCATCGTGTTGGTAAGTTAAGCGTGTATATCTGTTTTCGTAAGTAATACTTTGGTCATGACTGTAACCTTTGAGTTTCCAATCTAAGCTCATCTCTTGAGAGCTATTGACTACATTGTCTAAACCTTGAGATTTGATTGACAAATCAATCATATAATCATTAGGCTTTAACTCATATCTATACTCTAAATATTGAGACTCAGACACCTTTAATTTCATCGAAACAATAGTGTTATCTCCGCTTTTGGTAACACTAGGCTGAAAGTATAAACTTTCAGTATTTAAAATACGGTTGTCTGTCGTTGCAAAATTAATATTGAAATTAGTATTACCGTCTTTCACCAAATAAATTGGTTCATCATTATGGTCAACAAATGGTTTAAGTCTTACTTCCGATAGGTGACCACCTTTGTTATTAAATTTTAATGCCAAAAGCTCAGTCTCTACATCTGTTGTGGCATCTGTAGCTGATGGTAGTGTTGATGCATACGCAAACGACCCTAACTTATTCTGAAGTGCAACGCGCTGTAAAGAATCAGTTGCAGAAGCATTAGAGTAATCTTCAGAAGTTGTCACTTTAGTTGTTAAAGCTTGTTCTACTTCTTTTGCCTTCTTGTCAGCTTCAATTTTTTCTGTCTCTGCTTGTTTTTGTGCTTCTAACTCTTCTGGTGTTGGCTGGTTTTGCCAAAAATACCAAAGCATAATTCCAAAAAGGAGTACAAATCCTATGATTGAGTTAATGTCAAATTTCTTTTCTTCCATATGTGTTATGTCGCAAGAGCGACGCTATATTGATTAGTTGTATTGCATAACCCAAAAAGCTATCCAAAAATCTTACTTGTGCCAAACTGACACTATTTTTTTGTCTTATAATCTAAAGCTGCTGCTACAAAAGATACAAAAAGCGGATGCGGATTAGCAACCGTACTCTTATATTCAGGATGGTATTGTACACCAACAAACCAATTATGAGTTGGGATTTCGACAATTTCTACCAAACCAGTTCCAGGGTTTAAACCTGCGGCTTTAAGTCCAGCTCCTTCAATTTGAGATTTATAATCGTTATTAAATTCAAAACGGTGTCTATGACGCTCTTTAATTTCGGTATGACCATAAGATTTGTAGGCCAAACTATCACTATCTAGTTTACAATCCCATGACCCCAAACGCATCGTGCCACCTTTATTTACAACATCCTTTT
This DNA window, taken from Winogradskyella sp. PC-19, encodes the following:
- the yidC gene encoding membrane protein insertase YidC; this translates as MEEKKFDINSIIGFVLLFGIMLWYFWQNQPTPEELEAQKQAETEKIEADKKAKEVEQALTTKVTTSEDYSNASATDSLQRVALQNKLGSFAYASTLPSATDATTDVETELLALKFNNKGGHLSEVRLKPFVDHNDEPIYLVKDGNTNFNINFATTDNRILNTESLYFQPSVTKSGDNTIVSMKLKVSESQYLEYRYELKPNDYMIDLSIKSQGLDNVVNSSQEMSLDWKLKGYSHDQSITYENRYTRLTYQHDGDKIDKLAQMKDDEEVVSDVAWLSYRQHFFSSILVPDSPLKLVNMSSKDLVLDEEVDSVYTKLYASKFPLNLSGGNFDTSMGLYYGPTDAKVLKEYDKNLEESIPFGWGIFGWINKTIFIPLFGFLSGFLPYGIAIIVMTILVKIVLSFVQYKQFLSQAKMKILKPELDAIRAKHKDNKLKAQQETMALQSKAGASPLSGCLPGLMQIPVFYALFMFFPTAFDLRQKSFLWADDLSSYDSVLDLGFNIPFYGDHVSLFPILAAIAIFFYMKMTTGQQMANQPTQEGMPDMSKMMKYMIYFSPLLMLVFFNNYASGLSLYYFISNLISIGIMLVIKNYIIDEEKVLAKIQVSKSKPKKQNRFQKKMADMMEQAEQQKQMQQRNKKK